Proteins from a single region of Desulfovibrio sp. UCD-KL4C:
- a CDS encoding Rha family transcriptional regulator, producing MAEQNLANSNTSDNSSVVSTPTLVISDGKPVVSSLTIAENFGKLHKNVLRDIEKLEIPKDFHELNFEPMKIDVEIGKGAIRKSPAYNITRDGFTLLVMGFTGKKAMQWKIRYIEAFNAMEQELLRVLNRPLENKTIKAISDCLIRDNSVHAFIEEACEVASWGRVSKTELFESYQTYCKRTQCRAVHRAKFFSDLYAMIRSVKETRPRVNGERPRMLLGIAPYNPLPAGSEPLELPVSVNSDYSLNSPESCIATAKELLLKNLSSLPRPERQAMLLAYDALIEAEQGLCAEVRHA from the coding sequence ATGGCTGAACAGAACTTAGCCAATTCAAACACTTCTGACAACAGTTCAGTTGTCAGCACACCTACGCTTGTTATCTCTGATGGCAAGCCCGTTGTTTCGTCCCTTACCATTGCCGAGAATTTCGGTAAGCTGCATAAGAATGTTCTTAGAGACATTGAAAAGCTTGAAATTCCGAAGGATTTTCATGAGCTCAATTTTGAGCCCATGAAAATTGATGTTGAAATCGGCAAAGGTGCCATAAGAAAATCTCCCGCTTACAACATAACCCGTGACGGTTTCACCCTGCTAGTAATGGGCTTCACCGGAAAGAAGGCCATGCAATGGAAGATTCGCTATATCGAAGCTTTCAATGCAATGGAGCAGGAACTTTTGCGTGTGCTGAACAGGCCGCTAGAAAATAAAACTATAAAAGCAATCTCGGATTGCCTGATCCGTGACAACTCGGTGCATGCTTTTATTGAGGAAGCTTGCGAAGTAGCCTCATGGGGCAGGGTTTCAAAAACTGAGCTTTTCGAAAGCTATCAGACTTATTGCAAACGCACACAATGCCGAGCTGTGCATCGTGCAAAATTTTTTAGTGACCTTTACGCCATGATAAGAAGCGTTAAGGAAACCCGCCCACGTGTAAACGGAGAACGGCCCCGTATGCTTTTGGGCATTGCTCCATACAATCCGCTTCCGGCAGGATCGGAACCGTTAGAGCTTCCAGTATCCGTAAATTCTGATTACAGCCTGAATTCTCCAGAATCCTGCATTGCCACCGCAAAAGAACTTCTGCTTAAAAACCTGTCCAGCCTTCCAAGACCGGAAAGACAAGCCATGCTTTTAGCTTATGATGCCCTGATCGAAGCGGAACAGGGGCTTTGTGCGGAGGTGCGCCATGCTTAA
- a CDS encoding phage portal protein, with translation MNLYDGWTSFVAHCVGAISPDAAASWCRSRATLSAYSAASRRGPNSNWRPSSRSADNLSRHEHALIVARARDLVRNSAHVSGALERIANNVIYTGIKPQAAQLNADGDLDHGFNRKIEQHWKDWAEADEVGFEDKQRLIMNHLWQDGECLLRFYPDPDLMKQGLAPLGVELLECDYLDSSVDGPLAGGGYAMRGVEFNRKGHPVAYHLYSEHPGDMRRLMSRESIRVSAQWVRHIFRPVRSSQNRGISWMAPVVMEMRDFSEFQDSHRIVARLMAAFGFFVETPYAEMMNPLGGEMMNQAEDVEGYIPDYVEPGQIVTLPQGTKVHEAQFTHPGPTYEPYVKTSLRGSSTGFGMSYEAFSNDYSDASFASARSATLEERRGYRVQQNLMGRKAVMPTWKMFCRMLWLGGLEPLLTGPSVPASCQFPGWSWVDPVKDAKSAESLLNMGCTTRRKICAERGEDYDEVVEQLARENDDLKKRGLTETKSE, from the coding sequence ATGAACCTCTATGATGGCTGGACTTCTTTTGTTGCTCATTGTGTCGGTGCAATTTCGCCCGATGCGGCTGCAAGTTGGTGCCGTAGCCGTGCGACTCTTTCCGCTTACTCTGCCGCTTCCCGTCGTGGGCCTAATTCCAATTGGCGACCTTCCAGCCGTAGTGCCGATAACCTTTCCCGTCATGAACATGCTTTAATCGTGGCCCGTGCACGTGATCTGGTTCGTAACTCGGCCCATGTTTCCGGTGCGCTGGAACGCATAGCAAACAACGTTATCTATACCGGAATCAAACCGCAGGCCGCACAGCTTAATGCGGATGGTGATCTTGACCACGGTTTTAACCGCAAAATCGAACAGCACTGGAAAGACTGGGCGGAAGCGGATGAAGTCGGTTTTGAAGATAAGCAACGGCTTATTATGAATCACCTTTGGCAGGATGGTGAATGCCTTCTCCGTTTCTATCCTGATCCTGACCTGATGAAGCAGGGGCTTGCTCCTTTGGGCGTTGAACTTTTGGAATGCGACTATCTGGACAGCTCCGTTGACGGGCCTTTAGCGGGTGGCGGTTACGCCATGCGTGGGGTTGAGTTTAATCGCAAAGGGCATCCTGTTGCTTATCATTTATATAGCGAACACCCCGGTGATATGCGCCGCTTGATGAGTCGTGAATCTATTCGTGTTTCTGCTCAGTGGGTGCGCCATATTTTCCGGCCTGTCCGTTCCAGTCAGAACCGTGGCATTTCTTGGATGGCTCCGGTTGTTATGGAAATGCGTGATTTCAGCGAATTTCAGGACTCGCACCGTATTGTTGCACGGCTCATGGCGGCTTTCGGATTCTTTGTTGAAACGCCTTATGCGGAAATGATGAATCCGCTTGGCGGCGAAATGATGAATCAGGCCGAGGACGTGGAAGGGTATATTCCAGATTACGTTGAACCGGGGCAGATTGTGACCTTGCCGCAAGGAACTAAGGTTCATGAAGCCCAGTTCACGCACCCCGGGCCGACTTATGAACCGTATGTAAAAACAAGTTTGCGTGGCAGTTCTACAGGCTTCGGCATGTCTTACGAAGCTTTTTCAAACGATTATTCAGATGCCTCCTTTGCGTCCGCACGTTCCGCCACCTTGGAAGAACGGCGCGGTTATCGTGTTCAGCAAAATCTTATGGGCCGTAAGGCCGTTATGCCAACATGGAAAATGTTCTGCCGCATGCTCTGGCTGGGCGGGCTGGAACCTTTACTGACTGGTCCTAGTGTTCCGGCAAGCTGTCAGTTCCCCGGTTGGTCTTGGGTTGATCCTGTTAAGGATGCGAAGTCCGCAGAGTCACTACTCAATATGGGCTGTACTACCCGTCGCAAAATCTGTGCGGAGCGGGGCGAAGACTATGATGAAGTGGTTGAACAGTTGGCCCGTGAAAATGACGACCTCAAAAAACGGGGTTTAACGGAGACTAAAAGTGAATAA